The genomic segment AAAGTGGCGAGCTGCCTATGCCTTGGCCCGGTGTTGCTAATCTGCCACAAGGTTTGAAAGAGAACAGTATGGATCCACAGCAGAGAAATGAATCCGTGACTAAATTCTCGTCGCTGGAACAAGTCTCTTATGGCTTTGGAAATAACGAATCAACAAAGGAGCAGGATGAATTTTGGCTTATGAAGTTTTTGTCAAAACATAAATTACAGCCTGCAGAGATTAAAAAAGCCAAATCTAAGCTATTAGTTAGTGATGTGAAAGAAACTGTGCTAGGTGCTTGTCAGCTTGTGGCTGAGCTTACTGCTTTGTGTCAGCACTTGCGACAAAACGTGGAAAATGAAGAAATTTGGACAGGATCTTACCTAAAAGCAATTGAGATAAAAACGGTTTTACAGGAAAAAATAAAAACCCTGACAGATAGTGAGTACATCAAtactgtgaaaaagaaattggaaaCAATTAAAAAGAAGAGAAGACATATACAGAGGAAGAAGCAAGAGTGGTGCTTGGAAAAACAGGAGCAAAAAGCAAGGAGGGCAGAAAAGGAAGCGAAAATAGATATATGGAGAGCTAAGCGTGTCCGAGAAgtggaagagaagaaaagggtaCTTAATCAAATCTTCACTATATTGCATGTAGCTGAATGATCTTCATGTTTATTGCATTGTCCAGGTTCTTGAGGAAATACACTGGCTCCAGAAATTCCTTAATTTTCAATAGCTCATACTCGCAACCTTATCAGAAAATAAAAGAGTAGTAAGATACAGATACTCCTTAAAACGTGTCCGTGTTGCGTTCTGGATGACCggttgtatctcaaaatggacgtaGGTTGGAATTATGTAcctaccttgttagtcggcataCCAGGGTCCGCAGGCTGGGTGGTGGCCATCTTGGTTCCTGTGCGGATGCACGGTAGGCtcacctataaccatataaccgtttacagcatggaaacagaccatgtcggcccttcaagtccgtaccggttgacttgaacaactccactagctcctccgcaaactcctgaggaagcagaggctctcttCGTGATGCCACCGGTGCGGTGGTTGTCTTGTATCTCaaatattggagtttggttggcgcatgcatgaGAGTTgatgcaaattcaatatcattagggcGCTTAATTCtcgtgcatgcgccaaccgaactccattACACGAACCCACCACTCATGCATACAAACAAATCAAGATGGgtgcacccagcctatggaccccgggatGCTGACTAACGAGGTAAGTGCACGCATTTTGGCTTTTACATGCCTtgcatccctgttatagtttgtgaaatacaacataaaccacgtaaattttatattttttacctattaaaaAGAAATTCAGTCACGTGTGTGGATGGATGCAAGTCACATAGGTCGCAAGTCTGGGAGTATCTGAATTCGTTTCTTAGAAGTCTTGCTACAGTTACTGAGTGTCAACTTCATTTTATTCTCAGGAGGGCAACAGTTTGACTTTGAAGCAAAGAGATGTCAAATGTTTTCCAAAAATTATATTTAGATTGTACACTAGTAGCAAATCTGAAAACTGGTAAAGTTGCTGAATTTGCCATTTGTTTTCTTGAATCGATTAATAGAAAAAATCCTGATTTAATGTGTGTGAAGGTGTGCGGGGAGGGGGATTGACAGCAAAGGTGCTCACTCTTTCCAGACATTCAGGTTCACTCTGCAGTACTTCGAATATTCAGAGCAACTAGATTTAATTTTGTACTTTTGTTCTGTAGGAACGTGAACTAAAAGCTGCAGCTGACAGCGTTTTGTCAGAAGTGCGGAAAAAACAGACAGATGCAAAAAGATTAGTGGATATCCTCCGGGCACTGGAGAAGTTACGGAAACTAAGGAAGGAAGCTGCAGCTAGAAAAGGTGTGCAATGCATTGTCCTGGTAGGGCTAATTGCACGACATTTTACATTAAGTTGACTGACAAGCTTTGTACAACACTGCTTGAAGAACATTACTTGTTTACAGTTCAGCTTACATTTATGAAAGTCATAGATAAGTTGGAGGTAGGTAATTGTTtctattggtaggggagaccagaactagggggaaTAACCTTGATTTAGGGTAGTAGATTTGGagcagatgaggagaaatgtttttcccagtaaatatatttaagatatggttggatagatttttttacatagtaagggaaggttggtggagatgagctgatcattAGATCAACCATGGTCTCATTGACTGGCGGAGCAGGATCGACGAGCCAGATGTACttattaagatttttttaatcTATTCTTTCCTGAGGCCAAACTTTCTGTTTGACTTGCATGATGCTCTTTGCCTGGAACTTTATGTTGTTATTCTGTTAGAGTTGTACAGTTTTACAACCtgcaaacaagcccttcagcctatcTCTAATTTTCCTAAACTATCCCATTTgcatgtgtttggcccatatccttccaaacctttcctattcatgtacaTGTCTAGtgtttgaatgttacaattgtacccTCTGGCTGTTTGTTTCATATACTAGTGAAAAAGATGCacttcccttttaaatctttccctctcacctGAAATCTGTGCCTTCTGGTTCTCGACACCCATACTCCTCGATATTTACATTACCTGTGTACTTCATGATTAAATATCTCTGCAAGGTCACCTTTCATCTTTCTGTGGGAAGAACAGTCCCAGCCCATGCAGTCTCTTCTAATCACTCAAGCCCACCAGTTCTGCcagccttgtgaatcttttctgcatccttttctACAAATGTCCTCTCACCAATGTAACATGACACCCCAAATTCTGTACTCTGTGCCTTTACCAATGAATGgaagcatgccaaatgccttcttcacctccctgCCTATGTTGCCACTTACCCCCTAGGTTTGTGTGTTCCACAACATTTTCCAGGACCCCACCATTTTTTGTGCAATTCCTACTGTGGTTTGTCTTATCAAATGTATTACCAAGCACTTATCAAATTAAGTTCTATcagccattccttggcccatatCTGCAGTTGATCCAGATCCTGTTCTAAATATTTCCTCCCCGTCCACTATATCACCAAATTTACTGACACTTAACTAcgttgtcatccagatcattaatacagATGACAATGGACCCACCACAAATCAATGTCGCACGCTACTGGTCACGGGCCTACAGTCAGAAAAACAACCCTTCATTAccagcctctttctcctttctccaagccaattttgaatccagttgatCAGCTCGCCCTGGATTatgatagtttaaaaaaaaaccctggtatctggcgGCTATGGGAATTGGTCGATGCCAAATAAATGAATGTGACTGTTGAGATTGCATGCTGGGTGATTAGTGGGCTAACCACTAGGGGTCCAAATtttgaatgaaaatattttttaccgatttattttgcatttttttttgccggttgcttgaggctgcctgttgcttgaattccagataatggattttactgtaataaTGTTGATGAACTCTATGCACTGTggtcattatatcctcaaaataCTCCAGCAAATTTGTTAAACATGGCCTTTCCTTCCTGAATTCAtgttgcatctgcctgatggaataaTTTGTATCAAGATGTCTTGTTATCTCTTTCTTCATGGTATCTTCAAGTATTTTCATTAGCGTGTAAAACATTTAGACATTGGAAAAGTGGCGTTCTATAATCGAAATTCATTTTGCAGGTTCCTATCATGCATTCATTTATAATTTAGACATCATCTTCAGTTCCTGATTCGCCAGTTGTATTGCAAGTAGCAAAATgtctttcatcattttaaaatttaaatttagacatacagcaaagtaacaggcccttctagcccatgagctcctgccacccaattataccctaattgacctacaaccctagtATGTTTTCTTAATGGTATCTGTACTCCGTGCCTTTACCAATGAATGGAAGCATGCCAAGCATGTAAAATGTTTAGACTTTGGAAAAGGGATGTTAGATAATTGAAATTCATTTGCAAGTTCCTATCATGCATTCATTTATAATTTAGAAGTCCTCtccagggtgggaggaaataagAGCACCtggaagacacagggagaatgaagaaactccttacagacactgctggatttgaacctgggtcactggtgctaacCGTCCTGCCCAGTATCTCCaatgtatttaaaatgtaattcaaagtatgctgtaatgttttatccACAAAGCCAAATTCACtttgttattaatatttatttgcGTGTGGTACTTTCACTTTAAGAAACAAAGCTTTAAAATCATCTTTTGGGTTTGAGAAAATGTGTAGTTGAAACAATTTTATTTGACTTGCTGTCAATACAAAAGACCAACTTTGTAATTAGATCAAAATTAGGAAAGTATTTTTAATGTTGCAGCACGTGGAAGTTTGAGCTAATTGAATGGTATCTAGTATCACAGAAATGGGCCTTTGCACCCTTCCTTGTGAACCATGATACCTGAATCTCATTTGTATGAATTTGGCCCGCATCCCTCTGtgcctttcctatccaagtacctgCCCAAACCTGTAAATGTTATATTTGTGATGAATTTCAACCTGGTGGAAAACGAATAGGGGCCAATTTTGTCACTTCGGTTCTTGTTGATGCACTGTTTTGTTCCCAGTTCTAGCCTGAAACTTGTGTTGAAAAAGATTATAAACTTCACTATATTGAGTACCATGTTCTgaatgttaatttaaaaaattactaaCTGTCGATGTAAGCTACGAAATAGTTTTGGTAAGTACTCTGTAAGAATAGAAATAATTCCATTAGTTGATTCATACCTTGTTTGTACAGGTgttcatcctcctccttcagcTGATAAAACCTTTGATAATCATGTTGAAAGGCttagaaaattaattaaaaaacgcAGTGATCTGTACGATGCAGAAGAAAGAGCCTTGAGAGTTATGCTGGAAGGagaacaagaggaagaaagaaaaagagagaatgagaaaaaaattaaaaaagagaaagagaagctggaAAAACAGCAATATGAAATTGAATCCATGCTCTTTGGAGAGCCAGGTACATATAATAGATGGATTTTCCTTTTAACtcactttatatttttaaaataacagtTTTGCTATAATCATTTAGCGGCTATTGTAATGATCTACCATGGTGTTTCAGATCAGCCAACTTTGATTGGCACGGACTAAGAATGAACAATTACCAGTCCTAACTGTTGGAAGCTGATCTCCAATGTAAAATTTTATCAGTTCATAGATTCTTTTCAACCTACCAAGTACTTCCAGCATGTTCTGCTttgattcataatatttttgtccctttttttaaaactaattgaagGAACTCCATGGAGTGGGTGCAACAGAGGGAAATTGTCTTATTGTAAATCTACTCATTGAGAACAATATCAAGCAGCATCTCTTCCACCCCTCGCTATTCCAGTTATTAATGTAATTAATTAACCTGTGAAAGTAATGTAATGCACACACAGGAAAATGCCAGGTGattttgttttgtgtgtgttttattttatGGAATAGGATTACCTCCAGACCACCCATTGCAGCCATTTCGCCAATATTATCTGCAAGCTGAAAATTCTTCTCATGTACTTGTACAAATTAGGTAAGAATTGATAATACCATGATCCAAATGCTGGTATCTTTGTGCGTAAGTGGGAGAAGTTATTATTCAACCTGATGATTATGACCTCGCTCTCACAAAATATAAAATCAGATAAAGTTTTTATCATTGTATTAAGAGGAAAAGGGATGACTAAAGTGCCATGGTCCCTGGGAAGATGAATAAGGAGAAATAAAGTtgggtgatgaggaaatggtTAGGGTATTGAACGATTATTTTGTGCTGGTCTTCACATAGCAAGGACAGATGCTATCACTAGAGAGAGAGTGCTGTGCAAACTAATGGGCCTAAAGGTAGATAAGCCCTGGTCCTGTTGGAATACTCAATGCTATCATCAGGTAAGAAATAGTGGAACATATGGTAGACATGGGTTCATCAGGTAGACACATCATGGATGCAGGCAAGGCAATTCCTGCTTGATAAACTTACCAAGGATACAGTATATCGAGCGCAGTGGATGTCAtgaacttggatttccagaaggcatgcAGTAAGGTGTCCCGCAAAAGAATAATTCATGTGTTACACGTGCATAGAGTTGGGGGTAAATCATTAGTGCTGTTGGGTTCAGTGTTGGGCCTGTAACTGTTCAATGGTTGCAAGAGGGTGTAGCTTATCAAAGTCTACTGATGACATCATTTGCATGAAAAGCAAATTGTATAGAGGATATGGAGCGTCTCCAGAGAGATAAAGAGAGGTTAGGTGAGTGGGtgaaggtctggcagatgaagtataatgttggtaaatgtgagataATCTGCTGTGAAAGGAAAAATCAAATAGCAAAAAAATACAATATCAGATTAGTTCTTAAATGGTGATTGCAGTATGCTGTTGTGGAGAGGGTCTTTGGAggccttgtgcatgaatcacagcaGATAATCAAGAAGGCAATTGGAATATTGACCTTTACAACTGTACAGGTTACTACTGAGGCTTCTTCTGGAGAACTGCATGTAGTTgacatctccttacttgagaaaagatgcATTGGCTTTGGAGGGGTTGCGGTTACTTTTATTCTTCTAACAAGTGCCTGCACTTTTGCATTTCTGGTTTATTTTGCCAGGTTAATTCATCTATTAGTAGTTAAGTTAGTTTACTGGATGAGGAAGTGCAATAATATTTTCCAGCTTCCATGTTAATTTTCAAAGGGTCAGTGTAATGTCATATTGTTAGACACCAATTTCTTCATGTAGAGATTCACACTGCCTCATTTGCCATCATGTAAAATGGAGTAGTATCTGCTTACATGACTACCTTACGCAAAGTAGTTAATGTTGTTACTTCCTTAAAAattcagacatgcagcacggtaacatgccctttcagcctatgagcctgtgtcgcccaattacacccaattgacctacaccctgttacgattttgaaggatgggaggacatTGGAGCGCTCAgaggaaacccgcacagacatggggagaatgtacaaaccccttgcagacagcactggattcgaacccaggtcactgacgctgtaacagtgttgaacaAATCACCATGCCATCCATCCTTGTTAGTTTATTTTGGTAGATAtcccatttctcttttattattatttttcataCTTTGAAGTAAGCAGAATCATTTTGTCCGTATCAGAAACTTTTACTGGGCAGTTATATTGGTGTAGTTTGAAACTTTTGTTGAGGACAGTGGAACAGGCAGAGCAAAGTACCCTTGCAATAATTGCATTATGTTGTATTTCTAAAAACAAAGCATATGGTGataatacatttctttcttttctgaaCAAGGCAAGAATGGGACCGATACCTTGTCCTAGGAGAACATCCTGATGGGAGTAGTGTTCCACAAGGTTGGGTCTTTCCACATCCACCTTCATCAGACGTGTGGGGAACTGCACTCAAAACAGAATGAGTGTTGAATCTGTTCTCTGCAGCTTAATTTGTTTTGTTTAGCATcttttataataaataaataaatgtggatttacCTCATTTAGATTTCTGTGACTGCGTTGATTCTATTTTAAGTCCATAACATTGGATTTTGCCTGCAAAGGCAGAACCAAACAAATCTCTCTCGGGGATTCATGATGCTATGGGACCAGCAATTATGAAGCCACATCAATAAGCGGTAATGCCAAGTAAGGAATGAAGAACAACTCACAATCTGCAATTCGATCATTCTGAAATCTTGGTGATTGGCACTTGTTGACACTCCCTTCTAAGGTGCCAAGCCCCAAGTTACCATATTACCACAGTGGTTctcatttttttccactcacataccacctatgccataggtgctctatggttagtaaggtAGTATATgagtggggattttttttttaaaaaggttgagaatcactgctctatgaCATCCGAAACAGTGAAtaaaaatgtcaagaaaatatTCTGGTACTGTCAATGTCCTGAGTTTGGCATATTATTGGAGTTTTGCTGTATTTGAGACTTGTAACAAATTTAGTAATAGTCTTCAGCTAAAATGTGGTTAAAAAGTCAAAAGATAATGAATTAAAATATCTCCTTTACATTCCTTTATAATTTTTTGAGTGATGAGCATACCTCCTTTGTGCTGGACCCTTCcagaagttacaaaataattaCAGTTCATCAGTTTGACCTGAGAAACTTCATTTATAGATAATGGATATATGAATTTGCAAGAAAGTGCATACTGTAGTATAAATACAACAATTATTGGCCAATATTTCTAATCTAGATTTCTCATTCCTCCTTGTTCCTGTGCTTTACCTCCAGATTGGGGAATGTCCATAAATGTAGCTTTGCCTCTAAGTTAGGAGATCACACTAAAAGTTTGGCAAATAATGCAGTCCTGTAGAATGGAATAATGAGCCATTTCAATATTTCAAGGATGTTTTCTATTAATTTGTatgaaatgctttttaaaaatatatacagcAATGAGGAGGGCTCAGTACGTTTAAAACGAGTACCTATCAAGACTAATTTTACTTTCTGGTTTTTGATCTGTAGCTTTATGAcgtccaacacattatccaatgaatggaaagggaaacagTTGAAGACCCTCGCAACTACAATAGAGAGAGAAGAATGTGGTTTGTAGTTgctgggaggggggggaagactAAGACAGATGTAATTTGCCTGATAGGATGAAATTAGACTTCTGTGATGATGAACAGAGACTGAAGCCGTCTGGTTGAAAGACTATTAAGGGAATTTATAAAGTGAGCACAcgggaacatttaaaattgaggaATGGAAAGCTGTAGTCAATGCCCGTCAAGTCAGGCCACGATAGTTGAAAGAGGATAGTGGTTCATCAAAAAGGAAAGTATTctatctggaggtcagtgactagtggagatcTGCAAGAATGTGTTCTGGGACCTtgccctttgtgatttttataaatgacctagatgaagaggcggaaggataggacagtaagtttgcagatgatatggagGTTGGAGGCactatggatggagctgaaggttgtcataggttacaggatgcagagttgggtggaaaagtggcaaatggagttcaatttggataagtgtgaggtgaggtCAAATCTGAAGGCTCAGAGCATGGCTAAtgatcagatacttaacagtttgggggaaaagaaggaccttggggtccaaatccatacatctctcaaggttcctttgcaggttgataggataggaaTGCTGGATTTCATTAGTCAGAggtttgagttcaagagtcaagaggtcatgttgcaactgtacaaatctCTTGAGTCCACactttttcagttctggtcacctcattataggaaggatgggaaagctatggagagggtgcagaggatgttgcctagattggaaaataagtcttatgaggcaaggttagcagagctgggacttttctctttggagagaaggatgagaggtgacttaataaaggtctacaaaattctgagaggcctTTTACCCAGcccaagagtagcaaacaccagaggacatctgtacaatgtgaagggaggaaagttttggggagacatcagaggcgtGTTTTTCACACACagttctgggtgcctggaatgccttgccaaggatggtgatgaaggctgaaacattagcggcatttaagaatctcttagacaggcacgtggacaaaagaaaaatagaaggttaggggataggaaatgtttagatttttgggtaggaatatataggtcggctcaACAtcaagagccaaagggcctgtactcctGTTATGTTCTGTTACAGATAGGTGGCCTACAACCGAGGTGACCAGTATTGATAGGAGAGAGCAATTAGTTACCTGAAGAGACTGCAGGGCTACAACATGCTCAAGCATCGTAAGAGTCAGAAAGCCACAGACATCACGGGCAATATGGGATGgataatttaaaatgaaaagcaACTGGAAGCTTGAAGAGCTCCTGCAGACTGATGTTGTGGTATTGACCAGTATTGTGCAACTTGTCTCTTGATCCACATTTGGCTTTCTCAATATTGACGCAACTACATGTCAGAATGCATatatgacatctcatacaaccctgagattccttgacctgcgggccaggcagaattaccacttatttagacatacatacagcatggtaacgggccatttcagccaaTGAGTCTGtagtgcccaatttacaccccattaacctacaaacccccccTGGTAGGTTTCGAAAACCCATGTagaaacggggagaatgtacaaactctttacagacagtgtgggattcaaaccccggtccatcccaatcgttggcgctgtaaaggcgttatgctaaccgctacaccaacctcgtgggcctaaatggcctgttactgtccttgataatgcaaaataaactatttgtttacatgtatacattgagttaagaaatgtaaacaaactgactaggcaatgcagagagaaaaaaaagtgcaaaagtagaatctttaaatgagtcttattgagttgttgaggagtctgatggtggaggggcagcagctgttcctgaacctggtggggtgagttttgtggcacctacacctctttcccgatggcagcagcgagaacagagcatgtgctgggtggtgtggatccttgatgattgctgctgctctccgatggcagcgttccttgtCGATGTTCCTGATGGTGGCAAGGTGGAAATGgttatttcagcccacaagtacgtaccgtggtgggggggtgggttaatTGGGCGTCATTgaaccaaaatgacctgttactgagctgcatgtctaaattaaaaatgttgcCGACCCCTGAGATAATCCTTTAGGCCCACAATATCTGCACCAACTATAACGTCATATAGCTTATACCACCTGCCTACATATTTTATGCATCCCTCTATTTACCTGTTCATATGTCttttcaaatgtttcttaaatatcaCTTTCACATTTGCTTCTACCTCCTCCCTTGGCAGTGTGCTCCAGACATCGACCACagtattaaaaataaaacttgccTCATACATCTCCGGTAGAGTTcgcccttctcaccttaaacctaaacCCTCGAGTGTTTGATGTTTCCACCAAGGATAAAGTTTTATATCCAATTGGAGAAATCGTTTGAATGTAGAAATGAATATCCTTGTAATTTATAATTGCCAGCATTGGGATGAGAGAAAAGGGATAATAGAAAGGTaaatttggattcagaattgtcaAATTTTGTTTTAGTTCAGTTACTTTGAATTAGGTCTACTATTAAGATGCACCTTCAGGACCACAGTAAAACAGTTCATTCAGTTTGAGTGTTTGAAAACTGAAACCAAAATTAATTCCACCTCCAGCAGGTGGCACTAACAGCAAAGATGCAATTTTCACAAGAGaaatactttatttttaatttaattttaatttagacatgtagcatggtaacaggcctttccaccccacaagcctgtgccgcccaaaccccctaattagcctacaacccatggtgagaggaaaccagaacacccagaggaaaccaatgcagacaggcagagaacatacaaactccttaccccgGTCGCTGGCACGAACCACACCACCCCTAATAATTTTCTAATACGGTTTTGTTTCATTCTCAAAATAAGTGCATGTACTGTACTTGTAAATGGATTCATTTCCCTAACTAAGTAAGGTGcagatttaatttaatgtagGCTTCCACACTTAGATTGTCTTCA from the Narcine bancroftii isolate sNarBan1 chromosome 14, sNarBan1.hap1, whole genome shotgun sequence genome contains:
- the pdcd7 gene encoding programmed cell death protein 7, translated to MDWAPPFSRGPPELRNGPPGQGRDHFYNSSSRSEEKAGAAYPPPRGQHGFLESDRSRAGSDWRPGASALAYQAGQNRGPSGGPAARVERREGQPWDSGRGETPERREQCLSSAQGVKHPDCLPRPWGPYPQDYPPRPPDHPPPALQHPPNPWSQAHEGQPLRPQAHQQKEHPSHLQPFECRDQPCPPGAFLRQDHPPYQDQYPQQAYHLPQPPPQQKHLDSQQQYPFRTHSHVDQRPPFPERVGPPLHVQNVTSQPGHAPRQSQIIPQSGGLNLSAGYGLQNSQVINQGHNDQQSFPNLSVAIPTWKKEHGIQYKSGELPMPWPGVANLPQGLKENSMDPQQRNESVTKFSSLEQVSYGFGNNESTKEQDEFWLMKFLSKHKLQPAEIKKAKSKLLVSDVKETVLGACQLVAELTALCQHLRQNVENEEIWTGSYLKAIEIKTVLQEKIKTLTDSEYINTVKKKLETIKKKRRHIQRKKQEWCLEKQEQKARRAEKEAKIDIWRAKRVREVEEKKRERELKAAADSVLSEVRKKQTDAKRLVDILRALEKLRKLRKEAAARKGVHPPPSADKTFDNHVERLRKLIKKRSDLYDAEERALRVMLEGEQEEERKRENEKKIKKEKEKLEKQQYEIESMLFGEPGLPPDHPLQPFRQYYLQAENSSHVLVQIRQEWDRYLVLGEHPDGSSVPQGWVFPHPPSSDVWGTALKTE